Within the Thermanaeromonas toyohensis ToBE genome, the region CATTAACTGCGCCTGCTTTACTCCTAACTCTGGCCGGGTGGAGGATATTCTAAACTTGGCCCGGGAATGGCGGGCTCATGGGGTTATTTATTATACCTTGCAGTTCTGCCAGACCTATGCTTTAGAAGCTAGGCGGGTGGAAAAGGCCTTGAAGGAAAGAGGTATACCGGTGCTCACTTTAGAGAGCGATTACAGCGAAGAGGATGTGGGGCAACTTAAGACCCGTATAGAAGCTTTCCTGGAGATGTTGAACTAAGCTTACTTGGTAATTACTGCAAAGGGGATAAAGTCGTACACAGAGCCCTGGAGCAGTTGAGCTTTCCACCGAGCGGCTGCTCCAGGGCTTGTTTTGTAGCAAAAAGCCCGATGTTTGCAGTTTGTATATCAATTGTGCTACAATGAATATATCACTTTAAGAAAGGTTGGGTGTTTTACATGCGTTTTATCAGCGTTCGAGACTTAAAATTAAGAACAAGCCAGATTTGGCATCAACTTAAAGAGGAAGGCGAAGTGGTCATTACTTCCAACGGCAAGCCTATTGGAATACTTTCTAGGATAGAAGAAGATAACCTGGAAGATTACCTTAAAGCACTTCGGCGTGCTCGTGCAATAGCTGCTTTAAACAAAATACAGGAACGTTCCCGGCAAAAAGGTTTAGATAAATTAACAGAAGAAGAAATAGAAGAGGAAATAAAGGCCACTAGGCGGGAGCGCTACCAATGAGGATTGTATTGGATACTAACGTATTAGTTTCAGGTCTGCTTAAACCTTATAGTAATGCTGGGATGCTCCTCCGTATGATTGTTGGAGGTTTAGTGCAAGTAGTATACGATGCCCGAATTATTTCGGAGTATAGAGAAGTTTTACGCCGTCCTAAATTTGGACTTAGCATGGCCGAAGTAGAAGCAATTCTGTCACAGATTGTAGCCGAAGGCATCTCAGTAATAGCCGAACCTTTAAAAGAGAGGTTACCGTATATAGATAATGAGCCTTTTTTAGAAGTAGCTAAGGCTTATCCGGGAAGTATTCTTGTTACAGGTAATAAAAGGCATTTTCCCCAAGAAGTTTGCGGAAATATAATTGTTCTAGATCCTTTAGAGTTTCTTGAGCTTTGGCGAAATAGCCCTATGGAGAGACCAGGAAATTGAGGTGAACTACCAGGCTATGCTTAAAAGCTACTCAAGTAAAAAAGGCCCTGAAAGATAATATACTCTAGCCCTAGCTTGGGTTCCAGGCGGGCCGTAATAAAAATATACAAGGGTAGGCTGTTTTTCTAGGGGCTTTTCCGGATGGCAGGGGAAGAGCTCCAGATATCCGTGACGGCGTAAGGTAGTCGGGTCTAAACTTAAAAGTTCTGGGAGGTGCTTACGCCGGAAGGCCTGGTCACTTAATCGGTCCATCCAAAGGGACCTTTCTTTTTCTGTCAAGGGTGAAGGCGGAGCCCAAGAAGGCCAGCGCCGGCTACGATCGTATAACAAGAGATCAAATTTGAGCAGGTGATAAAAGAGGTTTAAATCTATCTTGGCCCGGAAAGTAGCTGCAAACCGGGCTAGATTATTATATAGGTCTTGCCGGCTAGGGGCGCGGCGGTGAAAGCCCTTTTCTTCCCACCAGGAGGCCAAGGCCTCAAAAAGGTTAAAGGGGGTGGGAAAGGCTTGTTCGAGAAAACAAAGGGCGTGGTCAGCTATATGGGAGTTCCAGTATCTTTCCAGGAGCTCAGCTATACGGTGTAGGCGCAGAAGCTCAGCATAGGACATATCGCGGCTAGCTAGGACCTCGTAGGGAGGATCCTCCAGGAACACGTAGCCATATCTAGAAGCCTCCTGACGTAAAGGAGTCCCTTTCAGGAGCTTAAGAAACCCTAGCTGGATTTCATGGGGTCGCAAGCTGTAAACAGCATTGAAGCTTTGGGCGAAGGAGGAGTAAGTTTCTCCTGGAAGCCCAGCGATGAGATCCAGGTGCAAGCGGATGTTACCAATAGAATGGAGCTTTTTTATGTTCCTGGCCAACTTTTCCCAGTTCTGGCGGCGCTGGCAGCGCAGGTTGACCTCCTCATTGATGGTCTGGACTCCGATCTCAAATTGGAAAAGGTCTGGAGGGACACCCTTAAGGAAGTTTAGCATTTCTTCATCTAGTAAGTCCCCTACTATTTCAAAGTAAAACTTGGGTTTAGGGTTTAACGATATCAGGGGTTCGGTGATTAGAAATTTCCAGATAGATAGAGCTCTTTCCTTATGGGCATTGAAGGTACGGTCCACGAATTTGATCTCCCGTACCCCGGCTTTAAGGAGGCGACGGATATCCTCTTTTACCCGTTCTAGGGAGAAATAACGTACCCCAGAGGTGGTAGAAGATAGGCAAAAGCCGCACCCAAAGGGACAACCTCGCGAGGTTTCGTAGTACACAGTGCGCTCTTTGAGGCTTGCTAAAGTGTTTTCAGGGTAGGGGTTGGGGAGAGAGTCCAGATCTTCCACTACCGGTGCCCACCCGTTAGAAAATATATCCGCTCCTTTCCGGTAAACGAGACCAGGTAGGGAAGTTAAAAGGGAAGAGGAGATCCGCTGAGTTAGGTCTGTGACAGGGTACCGAGGGGGCGCTTCTTCCAGTAGAGCAGAAAGAAACCGGGCCCAGGCGAGCTCCCCTTCCCCACGGATAATGAGATCTACCTGGGGATTAGCTTTAAGGAAAGCTTCACTTTCAAAGGATACCTCCGGCCCTCCAAATATAATAAGTAGATCGGGCCGTACTTTTTTTAGTATAGCAGCTACTTCTAGGCTAGGTTTAATATTCCATATATAACAAGAGAAAGCCACTATCTCTGGATGGCGGCGATATATTTCTGCGGCTATGCTGGTTGGGAGATCATTGATAGTGAATTCCAAGACCTCTTGCTCTACAGGAAAGAAACACCCTACAGCCCAGAGGTAACGCAAGGCCAGGGAAGAATGAATATATTTGGCGTTGAGGGTGGTAAGGATGATGCGCATAAGAAGAAACCTCTTTTCGGTTTTCCCTAGAGACGCCTATCTTTAAGTTTAAAAGGTTTCTAAAGGGTTTTTATACAATTTGGCAGTTCGGTTTCTGATAATGTTCTTTAAGGGGTGATTTCCATTACCTCCAGGTTGTCCAAACATTCCTTTATAAGGCCTTCCACATTAAGCTTTTCTTCAGCCTTTTCCACCTTAGCCAGGCGAGGTTTGGTGGCCGGATGCCGGGGGATGAAGAGGGTGCAGCAATCTTCATAAGGCTTAATGGAAATATCATAAGTCCCGATTTTGCGAGCAAGATTCATGATCTCGGTTTTGTCCCAGGAGATAAGGGGGCGGAGCACAGGGAGATCTACGACCTTGTTGATCACTGCTATACTTTCTAGGGTTTGACTAGCCACCTGGCCCAGGCTTTCCCCGGTAAGGAGGGCTAAAGCCCCTTCTTGCTCGGCCACTTTCTTTGCTATACGGAACATCATCCGGCGCATGATGGTTATATATAGTTCTTCGGGGCAATTCGTGCGGATGGCCTTTTGAATAGCTGTAAAAGGAGCTATAAGTAACCGTAAGTCTCCCCCGTAGCGGGCCAGAACCCGGCATAGGTCGATGACTTTTTCTTTAGAACGTTCGCTGGTGAAGGGAAAACTATAAAAATGAAGGCCCGAAATTTTAAGGCCCCTCTTTAAACCTAGCCACCCAGCCACCGGGCTATCTAAGCCTCCCGAGATAAGGAGGATACCCCGGCCAGTGATGCCCACAGGGAGCCCCCCCGGACCCGGGATAACCTGGGAGTATAGGTAAGCTGCTTCTTCCCGGATCTCTATATGGATCACCCGATCAGGATTATGGACATCTACCGGATGTCCCGTGCAAGCCAGGAGGTAACCGCCCACCAAGCGGTTTACCTCTGGGGACTGATAAGGGAAGCGTTTATTAGACCGCTTGGTTTCCACTTTGAAAGTCTGGCCAGGGGTATTCTTAAGGAGATAAAGGGCTTTTTCTCGGAAGGCTTCGATGTTGAGAGATGTTTCTATCACGGGGCTTAAAGAAACTATCCCGAAAACACGTTTAAGCCTCTCTATCACCTCTTTAGCATCCCCGTTGACTTTTACAAAGATGCGTCCAAAGGTATGCTCGATCTTCCGGGAGGGAAGATCGGATAAGGCTTCCCGGATGTTATTAAGGAGGCACTTTTCAAAGTCCCCGCGATTCTTGCCTTTAAGGCTTATCTCGCCGTAGCGGACCAGCACCGCGGTATACACCCTTGGCGTACCCCTTTCTAGTTAATTCGAACCACCCTTGTAACAACGTATTCTACAGTCTACGCAGCTCCTCTACACATTCTTTGATGGAGCGAACGGCTTCATCTATCTCTTCCTCAGTATTAAGCTGGGACAAACTTATACGTATGGCTCCTTCCATGTACTTTAAGGGAATCCCTAAGGCCTTAAGGACATGGCTTACTTCCTGCCTGCGGGAGTGGCAGGCCGAACCCGTGGACACATAGATGCCCCTTTCCTCCAGCATATGGACCAGGACTTCTGCTTTAACTTCAGGGAAGGAGATATTAAGGATGTGGGGGGCACCAGTTTGGGGTTCCGGCCCGTTTAGATGTGCTCCGGGGATACCTTCCAGTAACCCTTCCGCTAGCCGGATTTTTAGCCGATGCATTTTCTCTGTGCTACCTGGCAGGGCTTTTCTGGCCAGGGCCGCGGCCACGCCGAAACCAGCTATACCCGGCACGTTCTCGGTTCCTGCCCTTAAGCCCCTTTCCTGATCTCCGCCCACAAGGAGGGGTTCGATACGTATGCCCTGGCGTAAGTATAAGGCTCCCACTCCTTTAGGCCCGTGTATTTTGTGGGCGCTTAAAGAAACAGCGGCTAGGTTTAACTTTTTAATGGGGAGGGGGATCTTCCCGTATCCTTGGATGTGGTCTACATGGAACAGGGCAGGGCTGCGGGCAGCTATTAGGCTGGCTATTTCCTCCAAGGGCTGAAGGCTCCCTAGCTCATTGTTTACGCTCATTACACTAACTAAAATGGTGTCTTCCCGCAGGGCTTGTTCTAAGGCTTCCAGGCGGACTATTCCCTGGCTGTCTACAGGTAGGTAGGTGACGCTAAAACCTTCCCTTTCTAGCAACCGGCAGGCCTCAAGCACAGAGGCGTGCTCTATAGCCGTGGTAATGATATGCCGTCCCCGTCGCTTTAAAGCATGGGCTAGCCCTCTTAAAGCCCAATTGTTAGCTTCTGTACCGCCGGAAGTAAAGTAAATTTCCCCCGGCTGGGCTCCTAGAAGATCTGCCACCTCTTCCCGAGCCCGACGTAAGATCCGTTCCGCAGCTACCCCCATACCATGGAGGGAAGAGGGGTTACCGTAGGTTACCGTCATAGTTTCTCTTACAGCTTCAGCCACTTCCGGAAGCACCATGGTGGTGGCGCTATTATCGAGATAAATTACTTTACCCATATACTTCCTACCCCTGTTGGCTAACCTTGTACTTACTCCGATTCTTCATTTAGTATACTATTTTTTTCTTCCTGTAGCTACTTATAGCCGTTCCCTGGAGTTTATCGGTTTAAATTCAGTGAGTAGCCAACCGGACGGGGGGCGCATATCCATAAAGTAAAATTTACTTGGCTTGTGGGAGTGTTTAGGTATGTACCAGGTAGAGAAAGCCTTTAACCGCTATCGCCAGGAATTGATGGAGCTACCAGGGGTGGTTGGAGTAGGTATAGGAAATAAATTGGTAAGGGGAGAGGATACCCGCCGTCCGGCCCTAGTAGTGTTGGTCAAAAAAAAGACCCCTCTTTCTTCCCTTAAAAGGGAGGAGAGGATACCTAAATTGTTGGGAAAGGCGGAGACTGATGTATTAGAAGTAGGGGAACTTCGCCTCCTAGGGAGGACTGATTACCAGCGGCCAGCCCAGCCGGGCTTAAGTATTGGGCACTACAAAATTACCGCTGGAACCTTTGGAGCAGTGGTAAAAGATCGGCGTACTAAGGAGCCTCTAATCTTGTCCAACAACCATATTCTAGCCAATATTACCAATGGCCATGATGGCCGGGCAGCTATAGGGGACCCCATACTCCAACCGGGTCCCTATGATGGAGGAACTAAAGATCAGGTGATAGGGTATCTTGAACGCTTTATTCCCCTTTATCCGGAGGTGGAGGAGGTAACCTGCAGCAAAGCTTTGCGGCTGGAACGGATGTTGAACGCTTTTCTTCAGTTATGGAAGACAGATTACCGCCTAAGCCTTCAGAAATTAACGGATGCGCCCAATAAGGTGGATGCGGCTGTGGCTCGCCCCGTAAGCCAGAAGGCCATTACTCCTGAAATCTTGGAATTAGGTTATGTTCAGGGAGTGAGGGAGCCCCAGGTGGGGATGGAAGTGGTAAAGAGCGGCCGTTCTAGTGGGGTCACCCGGTCGCGGGTCCAGGTAGTCCAGGCTACTGTCAGAGTGCTCTTGGAAGAAGGATTAAAGGGTATTTTCGAGGACCAGTTCATCACCGGTCCCCTGGCCAAGCCTGGGGATAGCGGTTCCCTGGTCCTAGATAAAGAAAACTATGCGGTGGGCCTGCTCTTCGCTGGCTCTGATAAGACTTCGGTGAGCAACCGTATAAGCAATGTATTGGAGGCCCTCCAGGTAGAATTTTGACATCTATATACGTTTGACCCTTACATGGTGAGCTGGCCTCCAGGCAGATCAATTATCTTCATTATCTTTTCTTCTTCACCAGTTAAGGCGTTAAAGTATAGTAAATAGCGCTCTGTATCGAGCTTGGTGGACACTTCATAGGTTAGGACCTCCCGCCCACCACCGGTGGGAATAAGGGCTAAGCGGATCCCTTCCACTTTAAGGTGGGGCTTGAGTTTGGCCGTAATCTCCTTGGCGCTTACCTGGGGTGTCGGCAGGTCCCGCTTATGATGAGCCATAAAGAAGGGAGTGGCATCGAACCCGACTATCTCCCCGTTGTCCAAAGCTACTTTAACCTTAATCTGATCTGGATAAAGGAGAATATCTCTTTCCCTGGCTACAAAGGTAAAGAGCTGGGCATGGCCTTGGCTAAGGGTATAAGTGGGTACCATATCGGGGAAGCCCTGGGCTTTGAGGAAAGCGGCGGCACGCTCCTGGGCAGCCTTAACGTCTATGGTGGGTGCCTCCACAGCACGGGGGTTTAAGAAAGAGATTATATGCCCGCCTTGCCTGCTTACATCGATGCGGGCCTGCCTGCCTGGCCTTTTTTCATCGGTCAGGGACATTCCAAAGCAGGGGATACGGCCATTAACTGGGTTTACGCTAGCTACCCGGTAAGTTGTGCCGCTGGCATCATTGGCGAACTTTAAAGCATTTTTTTCTGCTGCGGGCTGGTCGACGGACTGGGCTGCTAAACCTAAGGGTCGAGCTTTTTCCAGGTGATCCGAGAAGGGTCCGTCGTAATTTAAACTGGGCAAGGTTTGCAGGTGCCGGTCAGTGTTAACAAATCCTTCTAAAGGATGGGGCGTAGCTTGGACTGGCCGCGCTTTAAGCCAGGCCATAGTGCGCGGAAGGGAAGGCATGTGGAGGGAATAAAAGCTGCTCCAGCGTATGGCATGAGTAGCTACTTGGCCCTCAATATTGTGGAGGTCTGCCGCTAGCCTACCCATTTCCTGGCGCAACCGGATTAAGTTTTGTATTTCTTCGTTAGAAGGTGGCTGCCCGTGGGCTACCCTTTGGGCCAGGTACTGACAATAATCAGCTGTTTGAGCCAGGAATTTACGGGTACCGATGAGGTTGATACCCGGGGTAGGTAACTGGCTTAAAGAGGTTTGGGCCCCGGCAGCTTGGTTTGAGGCTTGCGTAAGCAGGGCTGCCTGCTGGGCCTTGGAAGTGGAAACTAAGGCTTTCCCTAAACTTACCTCGGTCTGTTCGACTTGGGTTAAAAGGTTATAAAAATCGCGCTGACCAGAACCCTCTACGGCATGAGCTAGGGCCAGACGGTTGGCCCGTTCCCAGAATCCCCAGCTTATAGCTGCTAAAAGTAACAAAGACAGAACCCAGACTGTCCACCTTTTACGCTCCATAGGTTAGAAACCCCTCCTTAATCTATCGGGCAAAGACATGGCTACCGATCTGAGTGATAATGGTCCGGGTCCATACCCAGGGGTTTACCGCCTTGGCGGGATTCCAGAAGAACAGGGCGCCGTAGGTGGGGTCCCAACCGTTTAAGGCATCGATGGCAGCGTTGGTAGCTGTGGTAAGGTCGGTAACTTGCCAGATTAGCCCATTATGGACGCTCTCAAAGGCCCAGGGTTCGTAAATTACCCCGCTTATAGTATGGGGGAAAAGGGGGGAACGCACCCGGTTTAAAACTACAGCGCCAACCGCCACCTGTCCTTCGTAAGGTTCGCCCATAGCTTCAGCGGCGATCAGTCGGGCCATTAAATTTATTTCATCGCTAGTGGCCACGGGAACTCCCGCCTGGGTGGGCTGGATCCGCCTGCCTGATATTTGACCTCCGGCCCATAAAGCGCCAATGACCAGCAGGATGGCTAAACTAACCGGTAAAATATATTTCCACCACTTAGCCATTGACTGTTTAGCCCTCCCTAAAACCCCTAATCTCTGTTACTTTTATAGTTTGGCTGGAAGGGCTAACTTCTATCCCTAAATTAAAAATAAAAGGCCGGGCGCTTTAACGTCCGCGCCCGGCCACCCGGTGAGGTTCTTCGTCTGGTTTACCCTCTGGTGTTTCCTTTTCCTTAGGCTTAATCTCCTTGGAGCTTAAAAGGAGATTTAAGAGGGTGTTGAACAGGGCAGAATTTTTTCCCAGGGTCCCGGCTAGTTCAGCTGGGTTAAAACTCGTTTCCTTTCCTTCCGAACCCTGTAGCACTGCCTTGAGGGCCTGCTGGAGGATCTGATTTCCCTTACTTTGAGCAGCGCTTCCCCCTTGCAGGAGAATAAGTATCCCTAAAAGATCTATCAGCCCCAGCAGCCCGGCTAGCTCCTGTACGCTTAAGTTTTGTAGCTCTTTGGGGTTAATTAACTGGAGCAACCCGGCGAGATCTGTGTTTTCCAGGGCCTCCCCCTCCCTTTAAAAGCTACCCTCATTTCCTTTTAATACACAATATATGCGGAAGAGGGGAATTTTCTGCACCAACCCTCCCCTTATTACATATTTTGAAAGCAGAGGAAGGCTTTAGAATAGGGGGTGGAAAGATGCCCGGCGAGCTGGTACACCCTAGTTTTTTAAATTTTATCCGGAGCTTAAAACCATATATGGGACGCACGGCTTTACAATATACGGAACTAGTAGAAAACTTGCTAGAACTTTTAGGTACGGAACAGGCCAAGAGAATCCAAGATGGTTTTGCCTCTCTAAGGGAGAAAAAGACCGCGCGTGTCTCTATTCTGGAACCCTCACCAGACAGGGATGTGGAAAGGGATCCTCCCCAAGGCCGGGACCCCTTTATCTTGTTTCTAATTCTTATCCTGCTTATACTGTCTTTCGATAAATAAATAGAATTAAAAAGGCGACGCCTTAACTGGCTGCCTTGGCGTCGCCTTTGTTTTCGCTTTCGGACTTGGCCTTTTCCTTATATTCTTTACTCCGATAATCGGTGGTATGGAATCCAGAGCCCTTGTAAATCACGCTTATCTTACCACTTATTAAGCGCTTAACCGGACCACCGCAGGTAGGGCAAGTTGCCAGAGGTGGCTCGGTGATACGCTGTTCTGTTTCAAAGGTTCCGCACTTGCCACATTTATACTCATAAATAGGCACCGCCCCTCACCTCCGTATCAGTGATCACTAAAATGATTTATATTCTTAACTTAAGGTCTTGTCAAGACTTATAAAAAACCCGTTGACGGCACACCGGACCCAGCCTATAATCAAGTGGGAAACCACACGCGAGGGGAACGCCAACGTGAAAAAAAGTATCAAGCTTTTGCTTTTTTTGTTCCTAGCCCTTGGTGTAGCCGCTAGTTTAAAGATAGCGGTAGAAAGGGTAAGGGTGGAAAGGGCTAACCGGTCGGTCACCCTGGCGGTGGACTATCAGGAGGTAAGTAGACTTGCCTGGTGGACAGGCCTAAAGGAAGAGGAAGTTTTAGATCGCTTTAAGGCCCGAGGTATAAACGCGGTGCTTTTTAAGGAGCAGACTCTAGCTGAGCTTGTACCCCAGTACTTGCGGGTGTACAGTGCCGAGGAAGCAGCACGCCTTTTCCCCGAAATGAAAGGTTACTTCCACCCTGGCCGTCTGTATTTGGTGGGAGATAGGGTTGTCCTAAAGAGGGTAAAAATCCACCTAGAAAATAAATTACCCTCGCCGCTGGAAGTTATACCGGATGTCTCTTCTGGCGACCTTTTAGCTTTAAGTATTCCTTCCTTTAATCCGGCGGAGCTAGAGAACTTGGGGGTAGGATTTCCAGAAGATAAGCTTGACATGGTTATAAGGAAGGGGCTTTATCTTCTGCCCCAGATCAGGACCTGGCCTGGAGCCCGCGCTGCTTCCGTGGCGTCTACTTTAAGGTCTATAGAGGGTTATGGTCCATATATTGCTGCTTTGCTCTTTAATGACAATGTACTGCCCGGCTATCCTGGGGCGCTACCTGTTATGGCTGAAGAGATAAAAAGGCTGGGGGTGCCCGTAGGGCTTATAGAGTTTTTCCCCCAGCAAGGTTTAAAACAGCTTGCTCTTTTGCTGGACAAACGGGCGGTGCGGGTCCATTCTATACCCCTTAAAGATATGGCGAGCCTTTCTTGGGAAGAAGGAGTAGAAAGGCTTAGTCTGGCGGCCAGCGAGAGGAATATCCGGATC harbors:
- a CDS encoding B12-binding domain-containing radical SAM protein, which codes for MRIILTTLNAKYIHSSLALRYLWAVGCFFPVEQEVLEFTINDLPTSIAAEIYRRHPEIVAFSCYIWNIKPSLEVAAILKKVRPDLLIIFGGPEVSFESEAFLKANPQVDLIIRGEGELAWARFLSALLEEAPPRYPVTDLTQRISSSLLTSLPGLVYRKGADIFSNGWAPVVEDLDSLPNPYPENTLASLKERTVYYETSRGCPFGCGFCLSSTTSGVRYFSLERVKEDIRRLLKAGVREIKFVDRTFNAHKERALSIWKFLITEPLISLNPKPKFYFEIVGDLLDEEMLNFLKGVPPDLFQFEIGVQTINEEVNLRCQRRQNWEKLARNIKKLHSIGNIRLHLDLIAGLPGETYSSFAQSFNAVYSLRPHEIQLGFLKLLKGTPLRQEASRYGYVFLEDPPYEVLASRDMSYAELLRLHRIAELLERYWNSHIADHALCFLEQAFPTPFNLFEALASWWEEKGFHRRAPSRQDLYNNLARFAATFRAKIDLNLFYHLLKFDLLLYDRSRRWPSWAPPSPLTEKERSLWMDRLSDQAFRRKHLPELLSLDPTTLRRHGYLELFPCHPEKPLEKQPTLVYFYYGPPGTQARARVYYLSGPFLLE
- a CDS encoding cell wall hydrolase codes for the protein MAKWWKYILPVSLAILLVIGALWAGGQISGRRIQPTQAGVPVATSDEINLMARLIAAEAMGEPYEGQVAVGAVVLNRVRSPLFPHTISGVIYEPWAFESVHNGLIWQVTDLTTATNAAIDALNGWDPTYGALFFWNPAKAVNPWVWTRTIITQIGSHVFAR
- a CDS encoding type II toxin-antitoxin system Phd/YefM family antitoxin, producing the protein MRFISVRDLKLRTSQIWHQLKEEGEVVITSNGKPIGILSRIEEDNLEDYLKALRRARAIAALNKIQERSRQKGLDKLTEEEIEEEIKATRRERYQ
- a CDS encoding FmdB family zinc ribbon protein; amino-acid sequence: MPIYEYKCGKCGTFETEQRITEPPLATCPTCGGPVKRLISGKISVIYKGSGFHTTDYRSKEYKEKAKSESENKGDAKAAS
- a CDS encoding cysteine desulfurase family protein; the encoded protein is MGKVIYLDNSATTMVLPEVAEAVRETMTVTYGNPSSLHGMGVAAERILRRAREEVADLLGAQPGEIYFTSGGTEANNWALRGLAHALKRRGRHIITTAIEHASVLEACRLLEREGFSVTYLPVDSQGIVRLEALEQALREDTILVSVMSVNNELGSLQPLEEIASLIAARSPALFHVDHIQGYGKIPLPIKKLNLAAVSLSAHKIHGPKGVGALYLRQGIRIEPLLVGGDQERGLRAGTENVPGIAGFGVAAALARKALPGSTEKMHRLKIRLAEGLLEGIPGAHLNGPEPQTGAPHILNISFPEVKAEVLVHMLEERGIYVSTGSACHSRRQEVSHVLKALGIPLKYMEGAIRISLSQLNTEEEIDEAVRSIKECVEELRRL
- the thiI gene encoding tRNA uracil 4-sulfurtransferase ThiI, whose amino-acid sequence is MYTAVLVRYGEISLKGKNRGDFEKCLLNNIREALSDLPSRKIEHTFGRIFVKVNGDAKEVIERLKRVFGIVSLSPVIETSLNIEAFREKALYLLKNTPGQTFKVETKRSNKRFPYQSPEVNRLVGGYLLACTGHPVDVHNPDRVIHIEIREEAAYLYSQVIPGPGGLPVGITGRGILLISGGLDSPVAGWLGLKRGLKISGLHFYSFPFTSERSKEKVIDLCRVLARYGGDLRLLIAPFTAIQKAIRTNCPEELYITIMRRMMFRIAKKVAEQEGALALLTGESLGQVASQTLESIAVINKVVDLPVLRPLISWDKTEIMNLARKIGTYDISIKPYEDCCTLFIPRHPATKPRLAKVEKAEEKLNVEGLIKECLDNLEVMEITP
- the ypeB gene encoding germination protein YpeB, whose amino-acid sequence is MERKRWTVWVLSLLLLAAISWGFWERANRLALAHAVEGSGQRDFYNLLTQVEQTEVSLGKALVSTSKAQQAALLTQASNQAAGAQTSLSQLPTPGINLIGTRKFLAQTADYCQYLAQRVAHGQPPSNEEIQNLIRLRQEMGRLAADLHNIEGQVATHAIRWSSFYSLHMPSLPRTMAWLKARPVQATPHPLEGFVNTDRHLQTLPSLNYDGPFSDHLEKARPLGLAAQSVDQPAAEKNALKFANDASGTTYRVASVNPVNGRIPCFGMSLTDEKRPGRQARIDVSRQGGHIISFLNPRAVEAPTIDVKAAQERAAAFLKAQGFPDMVPTYTLSQGHAQLFTFVARERDILLYPDQIKVKVALDNGEIVGFDATPFFMAHHKRDLPTPQVSAKEITAKLKPHLKVEGIRLALIPTGGGREVLTYEVSTKLDTERYLLYFNALTGEEEKIMKIIDLPGGQLTM
- a CDS encoding putative toxin-antitoxin system toxin component, PIN family, with the protein product MRIVLDTNVLVSGLLKPYSNAGMLLRMIVGGLVQVVYDARIISEYREVLRRPKFGLSMAEVEAILSQIVAEGISVIAEPLKERLPYIDNEPFLEVAKAYPGSILVTGNKRHFPQEVCGNIIVLDPLEFLELWRNSPMERPGN